One Candidatus Margulisiibacteriota bacterium genomic window carries:
- the folE gene encoding GTP cyclohydrolase I FolE: MINKKRIEKAVKEILLAIGEKPDREGISSTPKRVAEMYAELFSGLHEDPAHHLTTFKQGEHEEMVMLKEIPFYSICEHHLVPFFGKAHVVYIPTKGNVTGLSKLVKVVEGFAKRPQVQERLTSQIADCLMAKLKPLGVLVIIEAEHLCMSMRGIKKPGTKVITSAVRGVFEKDAKARSEALSLLK; this comes from the coding sequence ATGATCAACAAGAAAAGGATAGAAAAAGCGGTTAAAGAGATCCTGTTGGCGATCGGAGAAAAACCTGATCGCGAAGGGATAAGCTCGACCCCCAAGAGGGTCGCCGAGATGTACGCCGAACTATTTTCCGGCCTCCATGAAGATCCCGCGCATCATCTAACAACCTTTAAGCAAGGTGAACACGAAGAGATGGTTATGCTTAAAGAGATACCATTCTACTCAATTTGCGAACATCATCTTGTTCCATTCTTTGGGAAAGCGCATGTAGTATATATACCAACCAAAGGGAACGTCACCGGACTCTCCAAGCTGGTCAAGGTAGTGGAGGGGTTCGCCAAGCGGCCGCAGGTCCAGGAACGGCTGACCAGCCAAATTGCCGACTGTCTGATGGCCAAGCTCAAACCGCTCGGCGTTTTAGTGATAATCGAAGCCGAGCACCTCTGCATGTCGATGCGTGGGATAAAAAAGCCCGGGACCAAGGTCATTACTTCTGCGGTCCGCGGTGTATTTGAAAAAGACGCCAAAGCCCGCTCGGAAGCACTTTCGCTTCTAAAATGA
- a CDS encoding amidohydrolase family protein: MKAIKLFLWPAGVIFIVLLSIFLTQYIINSSYTYDILIRGGLVYDGSTTEAVTEDIAIKGDVISAIGMDLPGSARETIDAKGLIVTPGFIDCHNHTDLGLLMAILMSGKKDDFSMINEAWRNNHNYSTQGVTTIVTGLCGAGFWDTKQWLELVESQKFASNVYHLIPYGMLRMRLFGNDQPTTLTGEQMEKLKGQVEKEMQNGAIGLTVGLEYAPTCFATTDELVEMAKVVAKYGGLYDAHIRDQTGPGELASIRETIEIAKRAKIPVHISHIQLNLPWENVTSKQMLGLIEQARAEGVDITADQHPYDTGYAVLSYRLPDKYKTGTGVNEKYKNPAGKAEMIAATKKIFAFLGPEKISLTDGPAKYRNKSIMEIAAMEGKHPAEVYVELSCLEPAPYALFQEISDKINREIMPHDYVFTASDGFTVFVPEQSPHPRFFGCFPRKIKKYAMEEKLMTVQDAIRSMTSLPAKKFKLKGRGEIKTGNYADIAVIDPDQLKENATYVERSLYSDGIIYLLVNGILEIDHGKLTGKRGGRGGVL; the protein is encoded by the coding sequence ATGAAAGCAATAAAATTGTTTCTTTGGCCAGCTGGAGTGATCTTCATCGTTTTACTTTCTATCTTTTTAACTCAATATATCATCAACTCTTCCTATACATATGACATCCTGATCAGAGGGGGCCTGGTCTATGACGGCAGCACAACCGAAGCAGTCACGGAAGATATTGCGATCAAAGGAGATGTGATTTCCGCGATCGGTATGGACTTACCCGGATCGGCCAGAGAAACGATTGACGCAAAGGGCCTGATCGTTACCCCCGGTTTTATCGATTGCCATAACCATACGGACTTGGGGCTGCTCATGGCCATATTAATGTCGGGCAAAAAGGACGATTTCTCCATGATCAATGAGGCGTGGCGGAATAACCATAATTATTCGACCCAGGGGGTGACCACCATAGTGACCGGTTTATGCGGCGCGGGTTTTTGGGATACAAAACAGTGGCTGGAGCTGGTCGAATCCCAAAAGTTTGCCAGCAATGTGTACCACCTCATCCCCTACGGTATGTTGCGGATGCGGCTTTTTGGGAATGACCAGCCAACCACCCTGACCGGAGAACAAATGGAGAAGCTTAAAGGGCAGGTGGAAAAAGAGATGCAAAACGGCGCCATCGGGCTGACCGTGGGACTGGAATACGCGCCTACCTGTTTTGCCACCACGGATGAGTTGGTCGAGATGGCCAAGGTAGTCGCCAAATACGGGGGTCTTTACGACGCCCACATCAGGGACCAGACCGGGCCGGGAGAATTAGCTTCGATCAGGGAGACCATTGAGATCGCCAAGCGGGCCAAGATACCCGTGCACATCTCACATATCCAGCTCAACCTTCCCTGGGAGAACGTCACGTCAAAACAGATGCTGGGACTGATCGAGCAGGCTCGAGCCGAAGGGGTGGACATCACCGCTGACCAGCATCCTTATGACACCGGATATGCCGTCCTCTCTTACCGCCTGCCAGATAAATATAAGACTGGCACCGGCGTGAATGAAAAATATAAGAATCCAGCTGGCAAGGCCGAGATGATAGCAGCTACCAAAAAAATATTTGCTTTCCTTGGCCCGGAAAAGATCAGTCTGACCGATGGTCCTGCCAAATACCGCAACAAAAGCATTATGGAAATAGCGGCGATGGAAGGTAAGCACCCGGCTGAGGTCTATGTCGAACTTTCCTGCTTGGAACCGGCCCCCTACGCACTTTTTCAGGAGATCAGCGACAAGATCAACCGGGAGATCATGCCACATGACTACGTTTTTACTGCTTCTGATGGTTTTACTGTTTTCGTACCGGAGCAATCTCCACATCCCCGGTTCTTTGGCTGTTTCCCGAGAAAAATCAAGAAGTACGCAATGGAAGAAAAGTTGATGACCGTACAGGATGCGATTCGCTCCATGACCTCCCTGCCGGCCAAAAAGTTCAAGTTAAAAGGCCGGGGTGAAATCAAAACCGGCAATTACGCGGACATCGCAGTCATTGATCCTGATCAACTTAAAGAAAACGCTACTTACGTGGAGCGGAGCCTTTATTCTGACGGCATAATATATCTGCTGGTAAACGGCATACTGGAGATCGACCATGGCAAACTGACCGGGAAACGGGGTGGCCGCGGCGGCGTTTTATGA
- the pgi gene encoding glucose-6-phosphate isomerase, with translation MFNQAKAYKKLAKHYKEIGQKHLRELFDADPRRGHKFSVRTEHLYYDFSRQRVTEETVQLLASLATEQNLSGKIQAMFSGEKINRTENRGVLHVALRNRKDVMPEVAAVLKKIEQFSGEILSGARTGVTGKKLRNIVSIGIGGSYLGPEYLAVALRPYAQPGMNLLFIANIDGTDFEEKISGLDPEETMVIVVSKTFTTAETMHNARTAKKWVLAGLKDHPESIKKHFVAVSTAKDKVETFGIDPANMFGFWDWVGGRFSATSAVGLLPLSLYLGFENVQYILEGAFWLDTHFLNAPIEKNIPILSALLDIWNINFLGFKTRALLPYSQGLAKLAAHTQQVEMESNGKSVDLDGNKLKFATGEIVFGEPGTNGQHSFYQLLHQGTQIVPCDFIGFITPQYQYDKDPTTRVTHHEELMTNFFAQPDALAFGKDDSNPAKVFPGNRPSSSLLLEALTPFTAGLLLAWTEHRTAVKGFIWGINSFDQEGVQLGKVLGLEHRERIIEYYDKTEYDSCGLVDSTDLLLKSFLDGNLLK, from the coding sequence ATGTTCAACCAAGCCAAAGCTTATAAAAAACTGGCGAAGCATTATAAGGAGATTGGACAAAAGCATCTGCGCGAGCTTTTTGACGCTGATCCGCGTCGCGGGCACAAGTTTTCGGTCAGGACCGAACATCTCTATTATGATTTTTCCCGCCAGAGGGTGACCGAAGAAACCGTTCAACTCCTAGCCTCTCTTGCCACAGAACAAAACTTGTCCGGCAAGATCCAGGCGATGTTTTCCGGGGAAAAGATCAATAGGACCGAAAACCGAGGAGTCCTTCACGTGGCCCTGCGCAACCGAAAGGATGTCATGCCGGAGGTAGCTGCGGTCCTGAAGAAGATCGAACAATTCTCTGGTGAGATCCTTTCCGGCGCGCGGACCGGTGTGACCGGAAAAAAACTGAGGAACATTGTTTCGATCGGGATCGGCGGCTCATACCTGGGGCCAGAATACCTGGCCGTCGCCCTGCGCCCCTACGCTCAGCCAGGGATGAATTTGCTTTTTATTGCTAATATTGACGGGACCGATTTTGAGGAAAAGATCTCCGGGCTTGATCCTGAAGAGACCATGGTGATCGTTGTTTCTAAAACATTTACGACCGCGGAAACGATGCATAACGCCCGGACCGCCAAAAAATGGGTCCTGGCCGGCTTAAAAGATCATCCCGAATCGATCAAGAAGCATTTTGTCGCGGTCTCCACCGCTAAAGATAAGGTTGAAACATTCGGGATTGATCCGGCCAACATGTTCGGCTTTTGGGATTGGGTCGGCGGCCGTTTCAGCGCGACTTCCGCGGTCGGGCTTCTCCCTCTTTCTCTTTACCTCGGCTTTGAAAATGTTCAATACATACTTGAAGGGGCCTTTTGGCTGGATACCCACTTTCTTAATGCCCCGATCGAAAAGAATATTCCCATCCTTTCTGCCCTGCTCGATATTTGGAACATCAACTTCCTGGGCTTCAAAACCCGAGCTCTCTTGCCATATTCCCAGGGGTTGGCCAAACTGGCTGCCCATACCCAGCAGGTGGAGATGGAAAGCAATGGCAAATCGGTTGACCTGGACGGGAATAAATTGAAGTTTGCCACCGGCGAAATAGTTTTTGGTGAACCAGGGACCAACGGCCAGCATTCATTTTATCAGCTTCTTCACCAGGGGACGCAGATCGTCCCGTGCGACTTTATTGGATTCATCACCCCGCAGTACCAGTATGATAAAGATCCCACAACCAGGGTGACGCATCATGAAGAGCTGATGACCAACTTCTTTGCCCAACCGGATGCGCTGGCTTTTGGCAAGGATGACAGCAATCCCGCCAAAGTTTTCCCGGGAAACCGGCCTTCTTCATCCCTACTGCTTGAGGCGCTGACCCCCTTCACCGCCGGGCTCCTGCTCGCCTGGACCGAACACCGGACCGCGGTGAAAGGTTTTATCTGGGGGATAAACAGCTTTGATCAGGAAGGGGTCCAGCTTGGCAAGGTCCTGGGGCTTGAACACCGCGAACGGATAATTGAATATTATGACAAAACTGAATATGATTCATGCGGCTTGGTTGATTCGACCGATCTGCTGCTCAAATCGTTCCTGGATGGGAACCTGTTAAAGTAA
- the dxs gene encoding 1-deoxy-D-xylulose-5-phosphate synthase, whose protein sequence is MSTLLDKIKLPEALRELSTKQLEDLSLEIRQKIIEVTSQNGGHVAPSLGAVEIAVSLHASLNSPQDKIIWDVGHQAYAHKILTGRLARFQTLRQENGLSGFPNIEESPHDPFTVGHASTSISQAVGLAHARDLAGEKHHIVAVIGDGSLSGGLAYEAINNSSTLKSNMIVILNDNEMSISRNVGALSNYLTKFSTSGAYVELRNRIEGIVKKIPRVGVPLFDAAKTLKDRTKHIVVSFKVDVIFEQLGFKYFGPIDGHNIPLIMSTLHHAKDIQGPVLIHVITKKGKGYLPAEKEPTRFHGTGPFDIKTGAAQKSDGPKSYTAVFGQTMVKMANADPRIIGVTAAMIDGTGFEDFCQKHRSRFFDVGIAEEHAVTFAGGLARGGFKPFVAVYSTFLQRAYDEIVHDVCLQNLPVVFAIDRAGIVGEDGATHNGIFDLAFLRSLPNIAVMAPKDENEFQQMLYSASQAKGPVAIRYPRGSGIGVDLNSEFNELPIGQGEIVYKGKGEKGKVVVFAIGSMVYPAIEAARIAETEGKKVTVINARFVKPLDRELILKEAKKAERIVTVEEGVLEGGFGSAVLELLTEERLNKPVKRLGFPSKFIEHGKRADILEKYGLSTDKIARSL, encoded by the coding sequence ATGTCTACTTTGCTCGATAAAATTAAGTTGCCGGAAGCGCTCCGGGAGCTTTCAACCAAGCAATTAGAAGATCTCTCCTTGGAAATAAGGCAAAAGATCATTGAGGTTACCTCCCAAAATGGCGGACATGTCGCTCCCAGCCTGGGGGCGGTAGAAATAGCGGTTTCTCTCCATGCCTCCCTTAATAGCCCTCAAGACAAGATCATTTGGGACGTCGGGCATCAGGCGTATGCCCACAAGATCCTGACCGGGCGCCTAGCCAGATTCCAAACCCTGCGCCAGGAAAACGGTCTTTCCGGTTTCCCGAACATTGAAGAGAGCCCCCATGACCCATTTACCGTTGGCCATGCTTCGACCTCTATCTCCCAGGCGGTCGGGCTGGCGCACGCCCGCGACCTGGCAGGGGAAAAACACCATATTGTGGCGGTGATCGGCGATGGATCGCTCTCCGGCGGCCTCGCCTACGAAGCGATCAACAACTCGTCGACCCTAAAAAGCAACATGATCGTTATTCTCAACGATAACGAGATGTCGATCTCCAGGAACGTTGGCGCTCTTTCCAATTATTTGACCAAATTCTCGACCAGCGGCGCTTACGTTGAACTGCGCAACCGGATCGAAGGGATCGTCAAGAAGATCCCGCGGGTCGGGGTTCCCCTTTTTGACGCCGCCAAGACCTTGAAGGACAGGACCAAACACATTGTCGTCAGCTTCAAGGTCGACGTTATTTTTGAACAGTTGGGTTTCAAATATTTTGGACCGATCGACGGCCACAATATTCCGCTGATCATGAGCACCCTTCACCACGCCAAGGATATCCAGGGACCGGTCCTGATCCACGTCATCACTAAAAAAGGGAAGGGGTACCTGCCGGCCGAAAAAGAGCCGACCCGTTTTCACGGGACTGGACCGTTCGATATTAAAACCGGCGCCGCTCAAAAAAGCGATGGGCCAAAAAGCTATACTGCCGTTTTTGGCCAGACAATGGTCAAAATGGCCAATGCCGATCCCAGGATCATTGGTGTCACCGCCGCTATGATCGACGGGACCGGTTTTGAAGATTTCTGCCAAAAGCACCGGTCGCGATTTTTTGACGTTGGTATCGCCGAAGAGCATGCCGTCACTTTTGCCGGAGGGCTGGCCAGGGGGGGATTCAAACCATTTGTCGCCGTCTACTCGACTTTTCTGCAACGCGCTTACGACGAGATCGTTCATGACGTCTGCCTGCAAAACCTGCCGGTCGTCTTCGCGATCGACCGGGCCGGGATCGTCGGCGAGGACGGAGCTACCCACAATGGCATTTTTGATCTGGCCTTTCTCCGCTCGCTTCCAAACATAGCGGTCATGGCCCCTAAAGATGAGAACGAATTCCAGCAGATGCTTTACAGCGCCAGTCAGGCTAAGGGACCGGTCGCTATCCGTTATCCCCGGGGGAGCGGCATAGGCGTCGATCTGAATAGCGAGTTCAATGAACTGCCGATCGGACAGGGAGAGATCGTTTATAAAGGCAAAGGAGAGAAAGGAAAGGTCGTTGTTTTTGCTATCGGTTCAATGGTCTACCCGGCAATTGAAGCGGCCAGGATCGCCGAAACCGAAGGGAAAAAAGTTACGGTCATTAACGCCCGCTTCGTTAAACCGCTTGACCGTGAACTTATCCTGAAGGAAGCAAAAAAAGCCGAGAGGATCGTCACCGTTGAAGAAGGGGTCCTGGAAGGGGGCTTTGGTTCCGCCGTCCTGGAATTATTGACCGAAGAGAGGCTGAACAAACCGGTCAAGCGTCTTGGTTTCCCTTCAAAGTTCATTGAACACGGCAAAAGAGCCGATATCCTTGAAAAATACGGTCTCTCCACGGACAAAATCGCCCGATCTTTATAG
- a CDS encoding FMN-binding protein, translating into MLKKIGKILGIILLVIVCVVGVFFVRFTMMAKNVASQYRQITTVNLAQLADGKYSGSFGDFLVYVKVEVTVNKHAIREIKVVDQRCGPGYEALETVDRIIKAQSPKVDAVTGASGSSMSIMIAVNRALTGQK; encoded by the coding sequence ATGTTAAAGAAAATCGGAAAAATATTGGGGATCATCTTGTTGGTGATCGTTTGTGTTGTTGGGGTCTTTTTTGTCCGATTCACGATGATGGCTAAAAATGTTGCCAGCCAATACCGGCAAATTACAACGGTTAATCTTGCCCAGCTGGCCGATGGAAAATATTCCGGCAGTTTTGGGGATTTCCTGGTTTATGTCAAAGTTGAAGTGACGGTTAATAAACATGCCATTCGCGAGATCAAGGTCGTTGACCAGCGGTGCGGCCCTGGTTATGAAGCATTAGAAACAGTTGATCGTATTATTAAGGCGCAATCTCCTAAGGTTGACGCGGTGACCGGCGCCTCCGGCAGCAGCATGAGCATAATGATCGCGGTCAATCGGGCGCTTACGGGACAGAAATAA
- a CDS encoding CPBP family intramembrane metalloprotease, with product MKNRSGIITYMILVFLLSSIGYYLIINAKALGLNPLLIMFYLMWSPALSGIITSLIHEKSLKGLGLGTVQARWLLAAYALPFLYGGLAYSVIWLAGWGALNSAYHFDLFKLVIMGTLINVAFAAGEEIGWRGYLVPQLYKHFNYTSTCLITGLIWSVWHFPLIISGVYLASMPMLPQLLLLVVTVTAMTFPISWLRLRSGSVWAAVLMHASHNLYLQRLYDPLTLPTGPLSKYMLGESGLVLAVIFIALAVFFWRQRGRLPLAGNHI from the coding sequence ATGAAAAACAGATCAGGCATCATTACATATATGATTCTTGTTTTCCTGCTTAGTTCTATTGGTTATTATCTTATAATCAACGCCAAGGCGCTGGGGCTTAATCCTTTGTTGATCATGTTCTATTTAATGTGGTCCCCTGCCCTTTCAGGGATTATTACTTCGCTGATCCACGAAAAAAGCCTTAAAGGGCTTGGTTTGGGGACCGTCCAGGCGCGCTGGCTGCTTGCCGCTTACGCTCTTCCTTTTCTATACGGCGGTCTGGCTTACAGTGTGATTTGGCTGGCCGGTTGGGGAGCGCTCAACTCTGCTTATCATTTTGATCTTTTCAAACTGGTGATAATGGGTACATTGATAAACGTTGCTTTTGCCGCGGGAGAAGAGATCGGCTGGCGGGGATATTTGGTGCCGCAGTTATACAAGCATTTCAATTACACCTCGACCTGCCTGATCACCGGACTGATCTGGTCGGTTTGGCATTTCCCTCTCATTATCTCCGGGGTCTATCTGGCCAGCATGCCGATGCTCCCCCAGCTTTTACTCCTGGTGGTGACGGTGACCGCCATGACCTTCCCTATCAGCTGGCTTCGGCTTAGGTCGGGGAGTGTCTGGGCAGCAGTTTTGATGCATGCCAGCCACAATCTTTATCTTCAACGCTTGTACGATCCATTAACCCTTCCGACCGGTCCCCTTTCAAAGTATATGCTAGGTGAATCAGGATTGGTGCTTGCGGTCATTTTTATTGCCCTTGCTGTTTTTTTCTGGAGACAGCGAGGCAGGCTCCCCTTGGCAGGTAATCATATTTAG
- the ispD gene encoding 2-C-methyl-D-erythritol 4-phosphate cytidylyltransferase, which produces MKTIAIIVAGGKGRRMGQDKQFLPLAGQPMIAWSLAAFEKSKEVDGIILVVAKNNIAKAKKLKSKKLLAIVKSGAERQDSVSNGLNLLPKTAEIVLIHDGARPAVTPESIIASIKTAKRRGAAVVGVPVKDTIKLTKGRISIIKTLDRKYLWAAQTPQTFKASLLLKAYAKIKKLCTDDAMVMEAAGYPVEMVMGSYQNIKATTPEDLEYLETVLAKRR; this is translated from the coding sequence ATGAAAACTATCGCCATTATCGTCGCCGGAGGAAAGGGGAGGCGGATGGGGCAAGACAAGCAATTTTTGCCGCTGGCCGGCCAGCCAATGATCGCCTGGAGCCTGGCCGCTTTTGAAAAGAGCAAAGAGGTTGACGGGATCATTCTGGTGGTCGCGAAAAACAATATCGCCAAAGCAAAAAAGCTGAAAAGCAAAAAATTGCTCGCCATAGTTAAAAGCGGCGCCGAGCGACAGGATTCTGTCAGCAACGGCCTAAATCTTTTGCCTAAAACAGCAGAGATCGTCCTGATCCATGACGGGGCCAGGCCGGCGGTCACCCCGGAAAGTATTATCGCTTCGATCAAAACGGCTAAACGCCGCGGAGCGGCAGTGGTGGGGGTCCCGGTAAAAGATACGATCAAATTGACGAAGGGTCGAATATCCATTATTAAAACATTGGATCGAAAATATCTCTGGGCGGCGCAGACACCGCAAACATTTAAGGCCTCCTTATTATTGAAAGCTTATGCTAAAATCAAGAAGTTATGCACCGATGATGCCATGGTCATGGAAGCGGCCGGATATCCGGTCGAAATGGTCATGGGAAGTTACCAGAACATTAAAGCCACGACCCCGGAAGATTTGGAATATCTGGAGACAGTCCTGGCAAAAAGGAGATAA
- a CDS encoding cell wall metabolism sensor histidine kinase WalK — translation MSNFRWQLGLREKLLLVIFLVSTIGFLVLAINRVMILEGAIQSRTLFRMESIGNILSTELLPKLINKDQVGTMLLLETTTRQPLVDFVIVVDPESNIVFSSEPQLEGKMDSFPNTPNMDYFGHDQFIRSFPINNDDQEFGSLKIGFSLAQYRSDIQKTIAWSASLSILSLIFILASSWMIITMFLRPLVEINLVLEAVSRGDYSKHVSVSSNDLIGEIGDKVNEINDKLKEMAK, via the coding sequence ATGAGTAATTTCCGATGGCAACTTGGTCTTAGAGAAAAACTTTTGCTGGTCATATTTCTTGTCAGCACGATAGGTTTCCTTGTCCTGGCGATCAATCGGGTTATGATCCTTGAGGGAGCTATCCAAAGCCGGACACTTTTCCGGATGGAATCTATTGGGAACATTCTCTCGACGGAGCTGCTCCCTAAATTAATCAACAAAGACCAGGTTGGAACAATGCTCCTTCTGGAGACCACTACCAGGCAGCCGCTGGTCGATTTTGTCATAGTAGTTGATCCGGAAAGCAATATTGTTTTTTCTTCGGAACCGCAACTGGAAGGGAAAATGGATAGTTTCCCAAATACGCCCAATATGGATTATTTTGGCCATGACCAGTTTATCCGTTCCTTCCCTATTAATAATGACGACCAGGAATTTGGCTCGCTTAAGATCGGGTTTTCATTGGCGCAATATAGGTCCGATATTCAAAAAACAATTGCTTGGTCGGCCAGCCTAAGTATTTTGAGCTTAATCTTCATCCTTGCCTCATCCTGGATGATCATTACTATGTTTTTGCGCCCATTAGTTGAGATCAACCTGGTGCTGGAGGCTGTATCCCGGGGTGATTACTCTAAACATGTGTCCGTCAGCTCAAACGACCTGATCGGTGAGATCGGGGATAAAGTTAACGAGATAAATGATAAATTGAAGGAAATGGCAAAATAG
- a CDS encoding formate--tetrahydrofolate ligase, giving the protein MLTDIEIAQQAKLKTINEIAGNAGIDRNDIELHGCFKAKINLDALKKRKKNRSGKLILVTAMTPTPQGEGKTTTTIGLAQALRKIGKRSIVCIREPSLGPVMGMKGGAAGGGYSQVLPMEDINLHLTSDIHMVTSAHNLLAAMLYNHIYQGNELQIDEQRIVWRRVMDMNDRSLRGQFDITASSEVMAILCLSTSLTDLKDRLGRIIVAYDKTGKPVRSADLKAQGAMALLLWDALKPTLVQTIEGSPAFIHGGPFANIAHGCNSLVATQLALKLADYVVTEAGFASDLGAEKFFDIKCRVGNLSPSASVLVVTSQAIQRHGYENVAKHVENLHQFNVPVVIAINRKVNDSPEELAEIKEECERLHVPAIVSDVWALGGEGGKELAKMVLKAIDKKLTYKPLYRLEQSIKDKIEKIAQDIYGAAGVAWTDKATTDLAFLKQLGMDHFPVCVAKTQYSLSDDPKLFGTPKDFKVTIKELKPSAGAGFIVAYAGEVMTMPGLPKHPAAENMDIDEEGKIVGLF; this is encoded by the coding sequence ATGTTGACAGATATTGAGATCGCCCAACAAGCCAAACTTAAAACGATCAATGAGATCGCCGGCAATGCCGGGATCGACCGGAATGATATAGAACTGCACGGCTGTTTTAAGGCCAAGATAAATCTTGACGCTCTAAAAAAGAGAAAAAAGAACCGGAGCGGCAAATTGATCCTGGTCACCGCCATGACCCCGACCCCACAGGGGGAAGGAAAGACCACCACCACCATCGGCCTGGCCCAGGCCCTCCGCAAGATCGGGAAAAGATCGATCGTTTGCATCCGCGAGCCGTCGCTCGGCCCGGTCATGGGAATGAAGGGAGGGGCGGCCGGCGGAGGTTATTCTCAAGTCCTGCCGATGGAAGATATCAACCTTCACCTGACCAGCGACATCCATATGGTCACCTCGGCCCACAACTTGCTGGCTGCTATGCTCTATAACCATATTTACCAGGGAAATGAACTGCAGATCGATGAACAACGGATCGTCTGGCGCCGGGTGATGGATATGAACGACCGTTCTCTGCGCGGCCAATTTGATATTACGGCTTCATCGGAAGTCATGGCTATACTTTGCCTTTCCACCAGTTTAACTGACTTAAAGGATCGCCTGGGCCGGATCATTGTTGCTTATGATAAGACCGGCAAGCCGGTCCGCTCCGCCGATCTTAAAGCGCAAGGGGCAATGGCCCTTTTGCTTTGGGACGCTTTAAAGCCGACCCTGGTCCAGACGATCGAAGGATCACCGGCCTTCATCCACGGCGGCCCTTTTGCCAACATCGCCCATGGCTGCAATTCCCTGGTCGCCACCCAGCTGGCCCTTAAATTGGCCGACTATGTGGTCACCGAAGCCGGGTTTGCCAGCGATTTGGGAGCGGAAAAGTTCTTTGACATTAAGTGCCGGGTCGGGAACCTCTCTCCGTCGGCTTCGGTCCTGGTCGTCACCAGCCAGGCGATCCAGCGGCACGGCTATGAGAACGTCGCCAAGCATGTCGAGAACCTCCATCAGTTCAACGTGCCGGTCGTCATCGCCATCAACAGGAAAGTAAATGACTCACCGGAAGAACTGGCTGAAATCAAAGAAGAGTGCGAGCGCCTGCATGTTCCGGCGATCGTTTCCGATGTCTGGGCCCTGGGGGGAGAAGGCGGGAAAGAGCTGGCAAAAATGGTCCTGAAGGCGATCGACAAAAAACTTACCTATAAACCGCTCTATCGCCTGGAGCAATCGATAAAAGATAAGATCGAAAAGATCGCCCAGGATATTTATGGGGCGGCCGGAGTGGCCTGGACCGACAAGGCGACGACCGATCTCGCCTTTCTCAAACAGCTGGGGATGGACCATTTTCCGGTCTGCGTCGCCAAGACCCAGTATTCATTGAGCGATGACCCAAAGCTATTTGGCACCCCAAAAGATTTCAAGGTCACTATCAAGGAGCTCAAGCCCTCGGCCGGAGCCGGGTTTATTGTCGCTTACGCCGGCGAGGTCATGACCATGCCTGGGCTCCCCAAACATCCGGCCGCCGAGAATATGGACATTGACGAAGAAGGGAAGATCGTCGGTCTGTTCTAG
- a CDS encoding divergent PAP2 family protein has protein sequence MDYLVTWFLALLNNFPFVAVVVSWFIAQSLKVFFYWYKEGVLSLWHFFEAGGMPSAHSASVTALTLAIAMTQGLNSPLFTIALVFALIVMYDATGVRRAAGKQAEILNRVVDDIYSNGRVKVEKLKEILGHEPTEVFAGSALAIALTLVTYYVYFAR, from the coding sequence GTGGATTACCTCGTCACTTGGTTTCTGGCCCTGTTAAACAACTTCCCTTTTGTCGCCGTGGTGGTTTCCTGGTTCATCGCCCAGTCGCTAAAAGTTTTTTTCTACTGGTATAAAGAGGGGGTTCTTTCTCTCTGGCACTTTTTTGAAGCGGGAGGGATGCCCTCGGCTCATTCGGCTTCGGTCACCGCCTTGACCCTGGCGATCGCGATGACCCAGGGATTAAACTCTCCGCTTTTTACCATAGCACTCGTATTTGCCTTGATAGTTATGTACGACGCGACCGGTGTCAGGCGGGCGGCCGGCAAGCAAGCGGAGATCCTGAACAGGGTTGTTGATGACATCTATTCAAATGGCCGGGTTAAGGTCGAAAAACTAAAAGAGATCCTTGGCCATGAGCCAACCGAAGTTTTTGCCGGGTCCGCTCTGGCAATCGCTTTAACTCTGGTTACCTATTATGTCTACTTTGCTCGATAA